In the Chryseobacterium sp. MYb264 genome, one interval contains:
- a CDS encoding isocitrate lyase/PEP mutase family protein, with protein sequence MTNVQAFRELHQNDEPLVLGNVWNPQSAKVYEKLGYEALATSSSAVAHSLGYEDGENMTFSEYLYIVDRILKTISIPLTVDLEGGYGKNTDEIVLNISKLAEIGVVGINIEDSFVVDGIRQIEDKEVFTEKLKSIILELREKDIDIFINLRTDPFLLGLENPVEETLERIKLFEETGIDGIFVPCITAENDIEIIVKSTKLPVNVMAMPELPDFNILRNLDVKRISSGNFANGYIYQKLEEKGKEIINSKSFSTLFVS encoded by the coding sequence ATGACAAATGTTCAGGCTTTCAGAGAGCTTCATCAAAATGACGAGCCATTGGTATTGGGAAATGTGTGGAATCCGCAAAGTGCTAAAGTGTATGAGAAATTAGGCTATGAAGCGTTGGCTACCTCGAGTTCGGCAGTGGCGCATAGTTTAGGATACGAAGACGGTGAAAATATGACCTTTAGTGAGTATCTTTATATTGTTGATCGAATTTTAAAAACCATATCAATTCCGTTAACGGTAGATTTGGAAGGCGGTTACGGAAAAAATACGGATGAAATAGTTTTAAATATTTCAAAACTCGCTGAGATCGGAGTGGTAGGAATTAATATTGAAGACAGCTTTGTAGTTGATGGAATCAGACAAATTGAAGATAAGGAAGTTTTTACCGAAAAGCTAAAATCAATTATTTTAGAATTAAGAGAAAAGGATATTGATATTTTCATCAATCTTAGAACAGATCCATTTTTATTAGGTTTGGAAAATCCTGTGGAAGAGACGTTAGAAAGAATTAAATTATTTGAAGAAACTGGAATCGACGGTATTTTCGTACCATGTATCACCGCTGAAAATGATATTGAAATCATCGTAAAATCAACGAAACTTCCGGTGAATGTTATGGCGATGCCAGAACTTCCAGATTTCAATATTTTGAGAAATTTAGACGTAAAAAGAATTTCTTCAGGTAACTTTGCCAATGGATATATTTATCAGAAATTAGAAGAAAAAGGTAAAGAAATTATCAATAGTAAAAGTTTTTCAACCCTATTTGTATCGTAA